The Micropterus dolomieu isolate WLL.071019.BEF.003 ecotype Adirondacks linkage group LG22, ASM2129224v1, whole genome shotgun sequence genome contains a region encoding:
- the zgc:153031 gene encoding zgc:153031 isoform X2 translates to METSRDKVQEKPIRLIAAVCNNMGIGKDGKLPWHLPSEFQYFLNTVMKVSRPGKMNMMIWGKLCWYSHPENMFPLANILHVVLSTTLKTVPDHAHFLCQDFESAIRLAAQPPLADLIETIWIVGGTQVYKAIRDLAIQSHQGALLFWSSRCQQRARTEWSESKRRTRKSETKTKESHDL, encoded by the exons ATGGAAACGAGTCGGGACAAAGTGCAGGAGAAACCTATTCGCCTCATTGCAGCAGTTTGCAATAACATGGGGATCGGGAAAGATGGGAAACTGCCCTGGCATTTACC ATCTGAATTCCAGTACTTTCTGAACACTGTCATGAAGGTGTCGAGACCAG GAAAGATGAACATGATGATCTGGGGAAAACTGTGCTGGTACTCCCACCCAGAAAATATGTTCCCACTGGCCAATATTCTGCATGTGGTGCTGAGTACGACACTGAA AACTGTTCCAGATCACGCCCACTTCCTGTGTCAAGACTTTGAGAGTGCCATCCGGCTGGCTGCCCAGCCACCCCTTGCTGACCTGATTGAGACCATCTGGATTGTTGGGGGGACGCAGGTCTACAAG GCAATCAGAGATTTAGCAATTCAGAGCCACCAGGGAGCTCTTCTGTTTTGGAGCAGTAGATGCCAACAAAGAGCAAGGACCGAGTGGAGTGAGAGTAAAAGGAGGACGAGGAAGagcgagaccaagaccaaggagAGCCATGATCTCTGA